One genomic window of Corythoichthys intestinalis isolate RoL2023-P3 chromosome 18, ASM3026506v1, whole genome shotgun sequence includes the following:
- the fgl1b gene encoding fibrinogen like 1B, whose amino-acid sequence MKTFPVFILFFLILPTEISSSNPSSGCSPDVTALKRSIRKLENKLLIGAWQVEHFQRHKFFRPIAPSPSLTSPNNGSGMLESSNSTLVKPLPPAGNLIVHDRDCSELFDRIRPPSGFYRIRPRIYQEPVLVYCDMDDGGGWTVFQKRRHGKVDFNRDWVDYRDGFGDFKLWNDEFWLGNEHIYALLSEGKNLVKIDLMDWEGQRNHAYYENFRITNEADRYRLKYRLYSGKAGDALAGGSGMVERWSAGLNGMQFSTKDQDNDRYLQGSCAQENNAGWWYNRCHMANLNGKFYRKGEYKGQNDNGVVWGTWRGLWYSLRHTTMKVRPLLFLDAMGSGGGEG is encoded by the exons ATGAAG ACTTTTCCAGTTTTTATCCTGTTTTTCCTGATTTTGCCAACTGAAATTTCTTCATCAAACCCATCCTCG GGATGCAGTCCAGATGTTACAGCTCTCAAACGCAGCATACGGAAACTGGAAAACAAACTCCTCATAGGCGCTTGGCAGGTGGAACACTTTCAGAGGCATAAATTCTTCCGTCCGATTGCACCGAGTCCGAGTCTGACAAGCCCCAACAATGGCAGCGGGATGTTGGAAAGCTCCAACTCGACCCTTGTGAAGCCTCTTCCACCAGCAGGAAACCTGATTGTCCATGACAGAG ATTGTTCTGAGCTGTTTGACAGAATAAGACCACCCAGCgggttttatcgcatcaggcccaGAATCTACCAGGAGCCCGTTTTGGTCTACTGCGACATGGACGATGGAGGAGGTTGGACGGTGTTCCAGAAACGGCGACATGGAAAAGTTGACTTTAACAG AGACTGGGTGGATTATCGGGACGGTTTTGGTGACTTTAAACTGTGGAATGACGAGTTCTGGTTGGGAAATGAACACATCTATGCTCTGCTTTCGGAAG GTAAGAATTTGGTGAAGATTGACCTAATGGACTGGGAGGGACAGCGAAATCACGCATATTACGAGAACTTCCGCATCACAAATGAAGCT GATCGCTACCGCCTCAAGTACAGGCTTTACAGTGGAAAAGCTGGGGATGCTTTGGCAGGTGGAAGCGGCATGGTGGAGCGGTGGTCCGCGGGCCTCAATGGCATGCAGTTCAGCACTAAGGATCAG gacaatgaccgttACCTTCAAGGTAGCTGTGCCCAGGAGAACAATGCAGGTTGGTGGTACAACAG atgccacatggccaaTCTGAACGGAAAGTTCTACCGCAAAGGGGAATACAAAGGACAAAATGACAATGGTGTGGTGTGGGGCACATGGAGGGGCCTTTGGTACTCCCTAAGGCACACTACCATGAAAGTGCGCCCCCTGCTTTTCTTGGATGCCATGGGCAGCGGTGGCGGGGAAGGTTAA